A genomic stretch from Dyella sp. M7H15-1 includes:
- a CDS encoding BolA family protein, giving the protein MTAAMVEEIRQRLTDALHPVELEVLDEGYKHAGHANEGKGHFHVRIVSTEFAGALPIKRHRLVYAALGELMDHGIHALSIDAKVPD; this is encoded by the coding sequence ATGACTGCGGCGATGGTGGAGGAAATCCGTCAACGTCTCACCGACGCCCTGCATCCGGTGGAACTGGAAGTGCTGGACGAAGGCTATAAGCATGCAGGCCATGCCAATGAGGGCAAGGGGCATTTCCACGTGCGCATCGTCAGTACCGAGTTTGCCGGCGCACTGCCGATCAAGCGGCATCGTCTGGTCTATGCCGCGCTGGGCGAATTGATGGACCATGGCATTCACGCTCTTTCCATCGACGCCAAGGTGCCGGATTGA
- a CDS encoding YciI family protein, with protein MWYAIVGTDHPDSFERRFAARSAHLARLDKLQEEGRMLLAGPFPAIDAEQPGPAGFTGSLIVAEFASLAEAEQWVKADPYVEANVYASVSVKPFRKVLPV; from the coding sequence ATGTGGTACGCCATCGTTGGCACGGATCATCCTGATTCGTTTGAGCGCCGCTTTGCGGCTCGCAGCGCTCACCTGGCCCGCCTGGACAAACTGCAGGAAGAAGGCCGCATGCTGCTGGCTGGTCCTTTTCCGGCCATCGATGCCGAACAGCCCGGCCCGGCCGGTTTTACTGGCAGCCTGATCGTGGCCGAATTCGCCTCGTTGGCCGAGGCGGAGCAATGGGTCAAGGCCGATCCCTACGTCGAGGCGAACGTCTACGCCAGCGTCAGCGTCAAGCCCTTCCGCAAGGTGCTGCCGGTATGA